One window of the Streptomyces sp. ITFR-21 genome contains the following:
- a CDS encoding methyltransferase, whose translation MTTAPAKSPTATAQPAGEPAAPSSPQPAMRLREIVFGAAAAAAVRAAATLGLADALDPGTPATAAELARRLDVQAAPLRRLLGALTSHQVFAETGDGRFAHTETSLLLREDSPGSLRHIALWCTEPWTWQVWPRLADAVRTGTGVFEDAFGKSFFDYLHSEGGESARVFDRAMTSSSRQAAQDLAAYVDLTGVTSVADIGGGQGFVLAGLLERDPGLHGTLLDLPAVVANADPRLREGGSLADRVRLVPGDCRAAIPVEADLYVIKNILEWDDDSTRATLRNVVTAAAPGARVLVIENLVDDSPSMRFTTAMDLLLLLNVGGAKHSEASLTALLTDAGLAVEEVRPVNGYLHAFEAVVAG comes from the coding sequence ATGACGACCGCGCCCGCCAAGTCCCCGACCGCGACCGCGCAGCCCGCAGGCGAACCGGCCGCGCCCTCCTCGCCCCAGCCGGCCATGCGCCTGCGCGAGATCGTCTTCGGCGCCGCTGCGGCCGCCGCGGTGCGCGCCGCGGCCACCCTCGGCCTCGCCGACGCGCTGGACCCCGGCACCCCGGCGACCGCGGCCGAACTGGCCCGCCGACTGGACGTCCAGGCCGCGCCGCTGCGCCGGCTGCTCGGCGCCCTGACCAGCCACCAGGTCTTCGCCGAGACCGGCGACGGCCGCTTCGCCCACACCGAGACGTCGCTGCTGCTGCGCGAGGACTCGCCCGGCAGCCTGCGCCACATCGCCCTGTGGTGCACCGAACCGTGGACCTGGCAGGTCTGGCCGCGACTGGCCGACGCGGTCAGGACCGGTACCGGCGTCTTCGAGGACGCCTTCGGCAAGAGCTTCTTCGACTACCTGCACAGCGAAGGCGGCGAGTCCGCCCGGGTGTTCGACCGGGCGATGACCTCCTCCAGCCGGCAGGCCGCCCAGGACCTGGCCGCGTACGTCGACCTCACCGGCGTGACCAGCGTCGCCGACATCGGCGGCGGCCAGGGCTTCGTGCTGGCCGGGCTGCTGGAGCGCGACCCGGGGCTGCACGGCACGCTGCTCGACCTGCCCGCGGTCGTGGCGAACGCCGACCCCCGGCTGCGCGAGGGCGGTTCGCTGGCCGACCGGGTCCGGCTGGTGCCGGGCGACTGCCGGGCGGCGATCCCGGTCGAGGCCGACCTCTACGTCATCAAGAACATCCTGGAGTGGGACGACGACAGCACCCGCGCGACGCTGCGCAACGTGGTGACCGCCGCGGCCCCCGGCGCCCGGGTCCTGGTGATCGAGAACCTGGTGGACGACAGCCCCTCCATGCGCTTCACCACCGCCATGGACCTGCTGCTGCTGCTCAACGTCGGCGGCGCCAAGCACTCCGAGGCGAGCCTGACCGCGCTGCTGACCGACGCCGGCCTCGCCGTCGAGGAGGTCCGCCCGGTCAACGGCTATCTGCACGCCTTCGAGGCCGTGGTCGCCGGCTGA
- a CDS encoding acyl carrier protein, translated as MNAPVTYEELAALMKGRAGVSVDPQDMAGRPDATFEEFELDSLGLLGIVAELEKRYERPIGEDAETCKTPRAFLENVNAQLTAGV; from the coding sequence ATGAACGCACCCGTCACGTACGAGGAACTCGCCGCCCTGATGAAGGGTCGCGCCGGAGTCTCGGTGGACCCGCAGGACATGGCGGGCCGGCCCGACGCGACCTTCGAGGAGTTCGAACTGGACTCGCTCGGCCTGCTCGGCATCGTCGCCGAGCTGGAGAAGCGCTACGAGCGCCCGATCGGCGAGGACGCGGAGACCTGCAAGACCCCGCGTGCCTTCCTGGAAAACGTCAACGCCCAGCTGACCGCAGGAGTCTGA
- a CDS encoding TcmI family type II polyketide cyclase: MHRSLIVARMKPGSATDIAATFAASDEGELPGLIGVTGRSLFQFGDLYLHLIEAERPPGPEVARLKDHPEFRGISDNLTAYIEAYDPRTWRGPQDAMAQEFYRWQR; this comes from the coding sequence ATGCACCGCTCACTCATCGTCGCCCGCATGAAGCCGGGCTCCGCGACGGACATCGCGGCCACCTTCGCCGCTTCCGACGAGGGCGAACTGCCGGGCCTGATCGGGGTGACCGGCCGCAGCCTGTTCCAGTTCGGCGACCTGTACCTGCACCTGATCGAGGCGGAACGGCCGCCGGGGCCGGAGGTGGCCCGGCTGAAGGACCACCCGGAGTTCCGCGGCATCAGCGACAACCTGACCGCGTACATCGAGGCGTACGACCCGCGGACCTGGCGCGGGCCGCAGGACGCGATGGCCCAGGAGTTCTACCGCTGGCAGCGCTGA
- a CDS encoding beta-ketoacyl synthase N-terminal-like domain-containing protein, with translation MVTGLGVIAPNGIGTDAFWKAVQMGTAVLGPVTREGCADLPLRVAGEVAGFDPEAVVESRFLVQTDRFTHFAMAAAELALADARLAADPDRPYAVGVVTAAGSGGGAFGQAELQQLWGQGPSFVGPYQSIAWFYAASTGQISIRGGFRGPCGVLADDEPGGLDAFAHACRTIRRGTDAMVVGATEAPLAPYSVVCQLGYRELSLSADPRRAYLPFTADACGFAPAEGGAMFVVEDEEAAARRGAKARAVVAGHASTFTGTGGWDRSRQGLARAIDGALAEAGCRPEEVDVVFADALAVPDADRAEALAIADALGPRAATVPVTAPKSGFGRAYCAAGALDVAAAVLALEHGVVPPTPNVAEVRHDLDIVTGEARTAPLRTALVLSRGLMGGNSALVLRRGHGDER, from the coding sequence GTGGTCACCGGGCTCGGCGTGATCGCGCCCAACGGCATCGGTACCGACGCCTTCTGGAAGGCGGTCCAGATGGGCACCGCGGTGCTCGGACCCGTCACCCGGGAGGGCTGCGCCGACCTGCCGCTGCGGGTGGCCGGCGAGGTGGCCGGCTTCGACCCGGAGGCGGTGGTGGAAAGCCGCTTCCTCGTCCAGACCGACCGCTTCACCCACTTCGCCATGGCCGCCGCCGAACTGGCCCTGGCCGACGCCCGGCTGGCGGCCGACCCGGACCGCCCCTACGCGGTGGGCGTGGTCACCGCGGCGGGCTCCGGCGGCGGCGCCTTCGGGCAGGCCGAGTTGCAGCAGCTGTGGGGCCAGGGGCCGTCGTTCGTCGGCCCTTACCAGTCCATCGCCTGGTTCTACGCGGCCAGCACCGGCCAGATCTCCATCCGGGGCGGCTTCCGCGGCCCCTGCGGAGTGCTGGCCGACGACGAACCCGGCGGCCTGGACGCCTTCGCGCACGCCTGCCGCACCATCCGGCGCGGTACGGACGCGATGGTGGTGGGCGCCACCGAGGCGCCGCTGGCCCCGTACTCGGTGGTGTGCCAGCTCGGCTATCGCGAGCTCAGCCTGTCCGCGGACCCGCGCCGGGCCTATCTGCCGTTCACCGCCGACGCCTGCGGCTTCGCGCCTGCCGAGGGCGGCGCGATGTTCGTGGTGGAGGACGAGGAGGCGGCGGCGCGGCGCGGCGCCAAGGCCCGCGCGGTGGTCGCCGGGCACGCCTCGACCTTCACCGGCACCGGCGGCTGGGACCGGTCCCGGCAGGGCCTGGCGCGGGCGATCGACGGCGCGCTGGCGGAGGCGGGGTGCCGGCCCGAGGAGGTGGACGTGGTGTTCGCCGACGCGCTGGCGGTGCCCGACGCCGACCGGGCCGAGGCGCTGGCCATCGCCGACGCGCTCGGCCCGCGGGCCGCGACCGTGCCCGTCACCGCGCCCAAGTCCGGTTTCGGCCGGGCCTACTGCGCCGCCGGGGCGCTCGACGTGGCCGCCGCGGTGCTGGCCCTCGAACACGGGGTGGTGCCGCCGACGCCCAATGTCGCCGAGGTACGGCACGACCTCGACATCGTCACCGGCGAAGCCCGTACCGCGCCCCTGCGCACCGCGCTCGTCCTCAGCCGCGGGCTGATGGGCGGCAACTCGGCGCTGGTGCTGCGGCGCGGGCACGGCGACGAGCGCTGA
- a CDS encoding beta-ketoacyl-[acyl-carrier-protein] synthase family protein: MNRRVAVTGLGVVAPGGIGVPAFWDLLTAGRTATRGITLFDPAGFRSRIAAECDFDAPAAGPGPERAEPADRYIRFALAAAREAVADSGLDLAAADPWRVGTSLGSAVGGTTRLERDYVAVSGGGSRWDVDHTRAGPHLHRAFQPSALASEVAEDLGVFGPVQTVSTGCTSGLDAVGHAFHLIQEGKADVIVAGAADSPISPITVACFDAIKATSTRNDDPAHASRPFDAERDGFVLGEGGAVLLLEEWEHARRRGARIHCELRGFATFGNAHHMTGLTTEGLEMSRAIDHALADARLDPTGVDYVNAHGSGTKQNDRHETAAVKRSLGEHAHAVPMSSIKSMVGHSLGAIGAIELAACALALANGVIPPTANYETPDPECDLDYVPRTARQARLRSVLSVGSGFGGFQSAVVLARPERSRV, translated from the coding sequence GTGAACCGGCGGGTGGCGGTCACCGGGCTGGGGGTGGTCGCCCCCGGCGGCATCGGTGTGCCGGCCTTCTGGGACCTGCTCACCGCCGGCCGGACCGCGACCCGGGGCATCACCCTCTTCGACCCGGCGGGCTTCCGGTCCCGGATCGCCGCCGAGTGCGACTTCGACGCCCCGGCGGCGGGGCCCGGCCCGGAGCGGGCCGAACCGGCCGACCGCTACATCCGGTTCGCGCTGGCCGCGGCCCGCGAGGCGGTCGCCGACAGCGGCCTGGACCTGGCGGCGGCCGACCCGTGGCGGGTCGGCACCTCGCTCGGCTCGGCGGTGGGCGGCACCACCCGGCTGGAGCGCGACTATGTGGCGGTCAGCGGCGGCGGCAGCCGCTGGGACGTGGACCACACCCGGGCGGGACCGCATCTGCACCGGGCCTTCCAGCCCAGTGCGCTCGCCTCCGAGGTGGCCGAGGACCTGGGCGTGTTCGGACCGGTGCAGACCGTCTCCACCGGCTGCACCTCGGGTCTGGACGCGGTGGGCCACGCCTTCCACCTGATCCAGGAGGGCAAGGCCGACGTGATCGTGGCGGGCGCCGCCGACTCCCCGATCTCCCCGATCACGGTGGCCTGCTTCGACGCGATCAAGGCCACCTCGACCCGCAACGACGACCCGGCGCACGCCTCCCGTCCCTTCGACGCCGAACGGGACGGCTTCGTACTCGGCGAGGGCGGCGCGGTGCTGCTGCTGGAGGAGTGGGAGCACGCCCGCCGCCGGGGCGCCCGGATCCACTGCGAACTGCGCGGCTTCGCCACCTTCGGCAACGCCCACCACATGACGGGGCTGACCACCGAGGGACTGGAGATGTCCCGGGCGATCGACCACGCGCTGGCCGACGCCCGGCTCGACCCGACCGGTGTCGACTACGTCAACGCGCACGGCTCCGGCACCAAGCAGAACGACCGGCACGAGACCGCGGCCGTCAAACGGTCGCTGGGCGAGCACGCCCACGCGGTGCCGATGAGTTCGATCAAGTCGATGGTCGGGCACTCGCTCGGCGCCATCGGCGCGATCGAACTCGCCGCCTGCGCGCTGGCGCTGGCCAACGGCGTGATCCCGCCCACCGCGAACTACGAGACGCCGGACCCGGAGTGCGACCTGGACTACGTGCCGCGGACCGCGCGGCAGGCCCGGCTGCGGTCGGTGCTGTCGGTGGGCAGCGGGTTCGGCGGCTTCCAGTCCGCGGTGGTGCTCGCCCGGCCGGAGAGGAGCAGGGTATGA
- a CDS encoding SRPBCC family protein, translating into MTGRTDNRILIAAPRELTWELTNDLEKWPELFSEYASVEILERHGDTVTFRLTMHPDENGTVWSWVSEREADRESWTVEARRVETGPFAHMNIRWEYEEVPGGTSLRWLQDFAMKPDAPVDDAGMTAHINRNSAVQMERIRRQVEQHAATVAAGGR; encoded by the coding sequence ATGACCGGACGCACTGACAACCGCATCCTGATCGCCGCCCCCCGCGAGCTGACCTGGGAGCTGACCAACGACCTGGAGAAGTGGCCGGAGCTGTTCAGCGAGTACGCCTCCGTGGAGATCCTCGAACGCCACGGCGACACGGTGACCTTCCGGCTCACCATGCATCCCGACGAGAACGGCACCGTGTGGAGCTGGGTCTCCGAGCGGGAGGCGGACCGCGAGTCGTGGACGGTGGAGGCCCGCCGGGTCGAGACCGGCCCCTTCGCGCACATGAACATCCGCTGGGAGTACGAGGAGGTGCCCGGCGGCACCTCCCTGCGCTGGCTGCAGGACTTCGCGATGAAGCCCGACGCCCCGGTGGACGACGCCGGCATGACCGCGCACATCAACCGCAACTCGGCCGTCCAGATGGAACGCATCCGCCGGCAGGTGGAGCAGCACGCGGCCACCGTGGCCGCCGGCGGGAGGTGA